The nucleotide window ACTTAACATAACGGGGTGGCACTTCCCTGCTCATCATCCGCACCAGTTCAGTGAAAATACGTCCCTTCTCCTCCTGACTTAAATCGTAGAGTGTGCGCTGTTTTCTACCATTTTTAATAGGTATATCCAGATTTTTCAGAAACTGCATAGCTTCATTACGATTGTTGGTTATGGGAAGTTTCACATCGCCAAAATAGGATAAAGCCACAAAAATGGGTCTGGTCTGCCTTCCATAGATAGCCAGATCATTGAATGATCCCACCAGCCCTTTACGAACTCCATCGTTTAATATACCCTCATTTATGCCCACTAATTTCCCGGATGAACTATTTTGCATGTCTCCAACAGCACTCAAAACACCAATCCAGCTTAAGTTATGAAAACCAAAAGTTTTAGCCAGAAGGTAGCACATACCTCCCCCTGAAACCTGGTATGAACCATCTATACCGTAGTAATTAGGGTTTATCTCCAGAAAACCGTTGCTTCCCTCTGATATATTCCTTAATGGGGGGTGATGGTCCAGTATGAGAATTTTGGACTGGGAGCTTTGAAATTTCTCTAAATTTTGCCCTGAACCCAGATCTGAGAATATGGTCAGTTCATTTTCTTTTTTTAGTTCTGGAATCCTATCCAGGGTTATAAATTCTATTTCATGGTCAATTTCCAGGCGGTCCAGTGTTGAGGATAATATCGCCCCTGCAGATATTCCATCGCAGTCGATATGGCTGTATATTTTAACATCTTCTGCATTTTTTACCATCTCATTAGCTTTAGCCAGGGATTTATCCATATCTTTTATAGTGACAGCCATTCATCATTCCTTCCATATCTAAAATCATTCCTTCCCTATCTAAAAATAGTCCTATTTATCTTTTCTGGAACCATTAATGAGGTTGCTCAGTTTAATGAGAACTTCCTGTTTGCTCATGTTCCGATCAATTATTATCCTTCCTGATCCTTCCCACCATGATGGGGGGTAAGATTTGTACTTCTCAACAGAAGGATTTAATCTCAGTTTTTTAGCTGCCTGAGTAATTTCACGTAGTTTTGGTGAGTTTACAGCCTGTTTTTTCGAGATTTTTCTTCCCTCAGATTTGCTCTTTGCAGAATCAATATAAGCAGGCCAGATGATTGTTTTAGTTTCATCTTTCATAATTACAGCTCCTTTTTAACGGCTTATCTGAAATATTTTGATTTTTAGTTTGACAGGTTAATCACTTCGTCTGACGGGTTAATCATTCATCTCTTCCTTTAACTGCATTAACATGTCTTTCACAGTGTACTTGGGCGGTGAGATGGATGGTATTTCCAATTCTTCCAGAGGTTTCTGGGTAATAGGACCAATAGCTGCCGCCAAAACTTTCCCTTCTTTAAAAGAATCTATTAACTCTATCCTTTTATCTCCAGCCATTTCAAAGAGATTGGTGACAGTGAGGGGGCTGGTAAAGGTAACTGCATCCACTTTTCCCTGGATTATTTCATCAACCAGCAACTGAACCCTACTGGTATCGTGGGGTTTAGTGGATTTGTAGGCTTCTGCCAGATAAACAGTAGCACCCATCTTCTTTAAACCTTCAGGGAGCACATCTCTTGCTTTAAATGTACGGGGAACTCCTACTTTTTTCTGGTTTAGATCTATTTTTTGGAATTCCTCCAGAAGACCTTCAGCAGTGTAATCCTCAGGCACCACATCAGCTTGAATTCCATAATCATTCAAAACTCGCTCTGTGCGGGGTCCAATAACCGCTACCTGACATTGGGGATTGAGTTTTTCCCTAAAACCTTCACAGTATTTAAACAGTGATTCCAGTGATGCAGGGGAGGTGAATATAATCCAGTCCAGTTCACCAGCCCGATTGCAGAGATCCATCAAAGATTCGCTGGCGAAAGCCTCCAGTTCAAGGGTGGGAACCACCAAAGGAATTCCACCATTTTCCTGAACTATGTCTACTGCCGCCTGGGAACGTTCCACTGGTCTGGTTATTCCAATAACTTTACCTTTAAATCCATTCATACTGGACCTCTTTACTTTTAAATCCATTCATGTTGGACCTCTTTACTTTTAAATCCATTTTTGCTGGATCTCTTTACTTTTAAATCCATTTTTGCTGGATCTCTTTACTTTGAAATCTATTTATGCTGGTTCGCACTGAATAGTCTACCATTAATCATTTCTATGATTTTATTAGCTTCAAATCTATTATAAAGGTTTATAATAAATATTATGGTTTTTTATTTTGAATATCCTTAAAAACATCCACCACTGGCCCTATTATCACCAGGGCAGGGGGATTGATATCTTTTTGGGTGATGTTTTCCAGAGTACCGGTTATAATTCTCTCATCGGGGGTAGTTCCTTTTTCAATGACGCACACTGGAGTTTGAGGGTCCTTGTACTTCATAATTTCTTTGATATTTTCCTCCAGGTGTCCCACACCCATGAGAATGACAATGGTATCTGCATTATAGTTCCACTGTACCTGTTTTTCCGATTTGGTGGGGTCTTCGTGGCCGGTTACCACTGTGAATGAAGTGGCCACTCCACGATGGGTTACAGGAAGTCCTACGGTAGTTGGAACTCCAATGGCAGAGGTCACACCGGGTATGATTTCCACGGGTATTCCTTCTTCCTGAAGGGCCAGTATTTCCTCCCCTCCCCTACCAAAGACAAAGGGGTCACCACCCTTGAGTCGAACCACTGAATCGTATTTCTTTCCCTGTTCTATGAGGATCTGGTTTATTTCTTCCTGTTTTTTGGAGTGGGCTCCTGCTCTTTTACCCACGTAGATCATGCCTGCGCCGCTGGCGTATTTGAGTATTTCCTCATTGGCCAGACGATCGTAAACCACAACATCTGCTTTTTGCAGGGTTTTAATGGCTTTAAGGGTCACCAGATCCGGATCCCCTGGTCCTGCGCCTACTAAATAAACTACCATTAATTCACCATGTGAAATTTTTTTATAATCTGTTTTTAGTAATTTCGTTATCACTTATATTTATGGGAAAAAGCTTTTTTTAGGAATTAATTTTTTTTAGGATTAGCTTTTTTTAGCAATTAACAAATTCCTAGAAATCAACAATTCCCTTGAAAAACTTCAAACCATCATCTGATCCTAAAATAGATTCTGAAGCTCTTTCAGGGTGGGGCATAACCGCACACACCAACCCTTCCAGGTCGCATACTCCAGTGATTGCATCCATAGAACCATTGGGGTTCTCCCCAGAGAATCCCAGTACGATCTGATCCTGATCACGAAGCTGGTCAATGTATTCAGTGTAGTAACGACCTTCAGCATGGGCAATAGGCATCTTGATGACTTCATCCTTCTGATACAGATGAGTGAATGGTGTTCTATTGGTTTTAACCTCCAATTCAACCCATTCACAGATGAACTGGGCTTTCTGATTGAGGGTGAATACTCCCGGTACCAGACCTACCTCTGCCAGGATCTGGGCACCATTACATATGCCTAAAACTGGTTTTTCCTCTTTAACAATATCTTTAATTCCCTCAATTACCGGGGTGATGGCTGCAATAGCTCCTGCGCGGAGATAATCTCCATAAGAGAATCCTCCGGGGATAACGATTGCTTCAAATTGGGATAGGTTCCTCTGGTTCCACCAAACATAATCCGGTTGGGCCCCAGCAAGCTCCAGGGCGTGAAACACGTCCCGGTCACAGTTAGAGCCGGGGAAGCGTATGATCCCCACTTTCATTTTAGTCACCTGCAGCTTCAATCTGGATCTGGTAGTCGTGAATCACCGGGTTGCAGAGCAATCGCTCGCACATCTGGACCACTTCTTCACGAGCCACATCAGGGTTTTCTGCTTCTAGAGTGAATTTCACTATTTCGATGGTAGCAGTATCCTCCACCTGATAGTCTAAAAGGGCCAGTGCCCTCTGGATGGTGGAAGCTTCTGGATTGAGCATTCCTTTTTTAAGACTTATTTCAACTTGTGCATGGTATTTCATAGACATCACCAGTGATTAAATTAATCAATAATCTTCAAATATTCAATCAATAATCTTCAAATCCTATAATAAATTAAATAAATTCTATCTAACTTTATTCCAATTATTTGAACTTATAATCTCATTTAATTAAAAATCCAGATTCCATTTCTTCTTATCCTCATCATCCAGGATTATGTTGGCAACTTTCTGGTAAGCCTCAATAACTCCAGATTCCCCTTTCCGGAAGAGATCCTTGTCCAAAATATCGCAGGTTTCAATATCCCAGAAACGACAGGTGTCAGGGCTGATTTCATCCCCAAGGACAATGTTTCCATTCACGTCGCGACCAAATTCGATTTTAAAGTCCGGGAACAGTAGTCCTCTGCTTTCCAGGAAGTTTTTCAGAACTTCATTGATCTTGAGGGTTATTTTTCGTATGGTTTCCAAGTCTTCGCTACTGGCCAGATCAAGGGCCAGGATAATGTCATCGTTGAGCATGGGGTCGTGATATTCATCATTTTTGTAATCCATCTGAATAATAGGGGGATTAAATGTCTGCCCATCCTGGAATGGGAATCTTCGAAGCAGACTTCCTGCAGCTATATTCCTTGTAATTACTTCCAGTGGTATCATATCCAGTTTATGGGATATCATGTATCCAGGCTCTGGCAAATCAATGTACTGGGTTTTTATACCTGCATCTTCCAGTAATCTGAAAAGTTTAGCAGATATCAGGGAGTTATAATAACCCTTTAAGCTCATAACTTCCTTCTTTTCTCCATCCCCTGCTGTAATATCATCTCTAAATTTTACTAAAACCTGCTGTGGCTGGCTGGTCTGGTACACATCCTTGGCTTTACCCCTGTATAGGAGATTTCCCTTATCAAGATTCATGTTAAACTCCATTTCTTATTTTATTGTCAAATGTTTATATAGATATTAAACTACATTAAGATAAAAACTACATTAGAAATTATTATAGCTTAGGATTATAATAATAGATTAAGATTAAATTATAGCTTGGGATTATAATAGATTGGCATTATTTACCATTTACCTAAAACTTTAAAAAAACACTTACTTGGTGAATTAATATGTGTGGAATTGTGGGATGTATACTTAAAAGTAATAAAGCAGCACCTGTGCTCCTGGATTGTGTTCAGCGCCTGGAATACAGAGGTTATGATTCAGTGGGTATTGCTACTTATTCATCTTCTGGAATCAAGATTAGAAAAGACCGGGGAAAAATTGATGAAGTTTCAGAGGAACTCCACCTGGAAGAGCTTCCAGGAGAAATAGGCATAGGCCATGTTCGCTGGGCCACTCATGGCCTTCCAACCCAGGAAAATGCTCATCCTCATACTGATTGTGATGGAAAAATTGCAGTGGTTCACAATGGTATCATAGAAAACTACAAGGAACTTAAAGACCAGTTGATGCGTGAAGGGCACAATTTCGTATCCCAAACTGATACCGAGGTTATTCCTCATCTCATTGAAAAATACCATAAAGAAGGGCTTGGTATGGAAGATGCCATGAATAAAGCTATCAGCATGTTACATGGTTCCTATGCCTTTGCAGTCATCAGTGTGGATGAACCCAACAAGATCATGGGAGTTCGGAAGGAAAGCCCACTCATACTTGGCCTGGGAAACGGTGAATACTTCCTGGCTTCTGATGCTCCAGCTATACTGCAACATACCAGACGGATTATCTACCTGGCAGACCATGAAACATTCATTATTGATGCTGATGGCATCACTGTAAAGGATGGGGATGGACAGGTAATTGAAAAGAAAATCGAAACCATTAAATGGACTCCTGAAATGGCCCAAAAATGTGGTTATCCTCATTTCATGCTGAAAGAAATTCATGAACAACCAGAAGCAGTTAAAAACACCCTTTTTGAAGTTTCAGATATTGAGGAGATCGTCAAAAAATTCCCCAAATTCAAACGCATCACCTTTGTAGCATGTGGAACATCTTATCATGCCTCCCTTGTTGGTAAATACCTTTTTGAAGGTCTTTTAGGGTTGCCTACAGATGTCATGCTAGCATCGGAGTTTGAATTCTCAGAAAAAGCCATTGATCCAGATTCACTGGTTATCTTCATCAGCCAATCTGGAGAAACAGCTGATACTCTTAAAGCTCTTAGAATAGCTAATAAAACGGCAAAAACCCTAACAATTGTTAACGTACTGGGTAGTACAGCTACAAGGGAAGCTGATTATGTTATATTCACCAGAGCAGGGCCTGAAATTGGTGTGGCAGCCACCAAGACATATATAAGTCAATTAACCTGCATATACCTCCTGGCAGCATGCATGGGTAAAAACAAGGAGCTTTTAGATGAACTGCAACTGATTCCAGATTACATGAAAACAGTACTCTCCTTTGAAGATGAAATTAAAGAAATGGCCGCTAAATACAAGGAAGCCCAGGATTTCTTTTTCATTGGCCGTGGATTTTCCTACCCCACAGCCATGGAGGGGGCATTGAAACTCAAAGAAATAACCTACATTCATGGTGAGGGATACGCAGCTGGAGAACTTAAACATGGACCATTAGCACTTATAGATGATGATGTGCCAGTGGTAGCGGTGGTACCTCCGGGTAAAAGTCACGACAGAACCCTCAGTAATGTGGAAGAAGTTAAAGCCAGAGGAGCAAGGGTTATAGGTCTCGGATCAATTGATGATCATGTCCTGGAATATGAAGCCAGTGATATGATAAAATTCCCTGCCCAGATCAGTGAATTAATATCACCCCTGATTTACGTGGTGCCTTTACAGTTATTATCCTACCATATAAGTGTGCAGAGGGGTATTGACCCGGATAAACCCAAAAACCTGGCAAAATGCGTAACTGTGGAATAAAACTATCATTTTTTATTTCATTTTAATGTGGATAATAGAATATTCACTGGTTAAATGGAATTCCCGAGATGAAGACATTAACCTTACTCCATACTCTCGCTTAATTGTTAAGTTACGCAGTAGGGCTATTCTATTTAA belongs to uncultured Methanobacterium sp. and includes:
- the recJ gene encoding single-stranded-DNA-specific exonuclease RecJ; translation: MAVTIKDMDKSLAKANEMVKNAEDVKIYSHIDCDGISAGAILSSTLDRLEIDHEIEFITLDRIPELKKENELTIFSDLGSGQNLEKFQSSQSKILILDHHPPLRNISEGSNGFLEINPNYYGIDGSYQVSGGGMCYLLAKTFGFHNLSWIGVLSAVGDMQNSSSGKLVGINEGILNDGVRKGLVGSFNDLAIYGRQTRPIFVALSYFGDVKLPITNNRNEAMQFLKNLDIPIKNGRKQRTLYDLSQEEKGRIFTELVRMMSREVPPRYVKYIPRLVAGDAYEFLEEKEYSPLRDASEFSTAINACSRHKHPEIALKVLKGDRGMALDDMEMLSKEHRQYLAQKMNWVQEEDRIKSMKNLQYFQGNEIKSEVIGTIAGMILSYGDWRKPMIGFTQINDENDGLKVSLRCSRLLAFDGIHFGHIISKVAAKVGGSGGGHSVACGAYIPGGKQEQFLKLFDETLNGVL
- a CDS encoding signal recognition particle protein Srp19 produces the protein MKDETKTIIWPAYIDSAKSKSEGRKISKKQAVNSPKLREITQAAKKLRLNPSVEKYKSYPPSWWEGSGRIIIDRNMSKQEVLIKLSNLINGSRKDK
- a CDS encoding uroporphyrinogen-III synthase, with the protein product MNGFKGKVIGITRPVERSQAAVDIVQENGGIPLVVPTLELEAFASESLMDLCNRAGELDWIIFTSPASLESLFKYCEGFREKLNPQCQVAVIGPRTERVLNDYGIQADVVPEDYTAEGLLEEFQKIDLNQKKVGVPRTFKARDVLPEGLKKMGATVYLAEAYKSTKPHDTSRVQLLVDEIIQGKVDAVTFTSPLTVTNLFEMAGDKRIELIDSFKEGKVLAAAIGPITQKPLEELEIPSISPPKYTVKDMLMQLKEEMND
- the cobA gene encoding uroporphyrinogen-III C-methyltransferase: MVVYLVGAGPGDPDLVTLKAIKTLQKADVVVYDRLANEEILKYASGAGMIYVGKRAGAHSKKQEEINQILIEQGKKYDSVVRLKGGDPFVFGRGGEEILALQEEGIPVEIIPGVTSAIGVPTTVGLPVTHRGVATSFTVVTGHEDPTKSEKQVQWNYNADTIVILMGVGHLEENIKEIMKYKDPQTPVCVIEKGTTPDERIITGTLENITQKDINPPALVIIGPVVDVFKDIQNKKP
- the purQ gene encoding phosphoribosylformylglycinamidine synthase subunit PurQ, whose protein sequence is MKVGIIRFPGSNCDRDVFHALELAGAQPDYVWWNQRNLSQFEAIVIPGGFSYGDYLRAGAIAAITPVIEGIKDIVKEEKPVLGICNGAQILAEVGLVPGVFTLNQKAQFICEWVELEVKTNRTPFTHLYQKDEVIKMPIAHAEGRYYTEYIDQLRDQDQIVLGFSGENPNGSMDAITGVCDLEGLVCAVMPHPERASESILGSDDGLKFFKGIVDF
- the purS gene encoding phosphoribosylformylglycinamidine synthase subunit PurS gives rise to the protein MKYHAQVEISLKKGMLNPEASTIQRALALLDYQVEDTATIEIVKFTLEAENPDVAREEVVQMCERLLCNPVIHDYQIQIEAAGD
- the purC gene encoding phosphoribosylaminoimidazolesuccinocarboxamide synthase, translated to MNLDKGNLLYRGKAKDVYQTSQPQQVLVKFRDDITAGDGEKKEVMSLKGYYNSLISAKLFRLLEDAGIKTQYIDLPEPGYMISHKLDMIPLEVITRNIAAGSLLRRFPFQDGQTFNPPIIQMDYKNDEYHDPMLNDDIILALDLASSEDLETIRKITLKINEVLKNFLESRGLLFPDFKIEFGRDVNGNIVLGDEISPDTCRFWDIETCDILDKDLFRKGESGVIEAYQKVANIILDDEDKKKWNLDF
- the glmS gene encoding glutamine--fructose-6-phosphate transaminase (isomerizing), with protein sequence MCGIVGCILKSNKAAPVLLDCVQRLEYRGYDSVGIATYSSSGIKIRKDRGKIDEVSEELHLEELPGEIGIGHVRWATHGLPTQENAHPHTDCDGKIAVVHNGIIENYKELKDQLMREGHNFVSQTDTEVIPHLIEKYHKEGLGMEDAMNKAISMLHGSYAFAVISVDEPNKIMGVRKESPLILGLGNGEYFLASDAPAILQHTRRIIYLADHETFIIDADGITVKDGDGQVIEKKIETIKWTPEMAQKCGYPHFMLKEIHEQPEAVKNTLFEVSDIEEIVKKFPKFKRITFVACGTSYHASLVGKYLFEGLLGLPTDVMLASEFEFSEKAIDPDSLVIFISQSGETADTLKALRIANKTAKTLTIVNVLGSTATREADYVIFTRAGPEIGVAATKTYISQLTCIYLLAACMGKNKELLDELQLIPDYMKTVLSFEDEIKEMAAKYKEAQDFFFIGRGFSYPTAMEGALKLKEITYIHGEGYAAGELKHGPLALIDDDVPVVAVVPPGKSHDRTLSNVEEVKARGARVIGLGSIDDHVLEYEASDMIKFPAQISELISPLIYVVPLQLLSYHISVQRGIDPDKPKNLAKCVTVE